One Melospiza georgiana isolate bMelGeo1 chromosome 12, bMelGeo1.pri, whole genome shotgun sequence genomic window carries:
- the AMER1 gene encoding APC membrane recruitment protein 1 produces METGGPEERDGADRRRQEGGDGPPDSADGSVLAAEPQQPPPGKLRKTAFKLFGGKRSICTLPSFFGGRGKKGLSKCKTHDGLSSAACDKGGAARPGSPAEGGRDGQPGPLPGSRSAQLAPDSGGRAEPGQQDGSPPGSIEGCDKKPNGEKSSCPRPKKGLKGFFNSIRRHRKSKAAESEKAELPEWSGDTEEAGNAPGMGAESRGAVESRGAGPGPEATAGPGDSGGDSSCGEATEPTGPAADGGTPEGDTVAVPGNGDVPDAKSEPEAAACAEFDRESLLLAFHPDFMDSEPPCLHSGDLLSLMLGDVTSLKSFDSLTGCGDDIAEPDIAESSISVERGRDAAKRSSCLVTYQGGGEEMAIPEEAEEYLQQVWDSGVPGDSSYGAQVSSSSLETHASHEADANPYVGDAVDGVDLLTPQSDQQESAPNSDEGYYDSTTPGPEDEAGEELKKDRLPRDSYSGDALYEFDTLMSPSHGEESLFEGKVPRQGIFSYFMDFCLPAEKSLIQQMMDQKRGLMESEEEGLAAIQKELLYWELQREPVLKRLDVSSKEKCPREKQCIECKTRAASSTGKSQSGLGSEQVASHTPGRAVNGGVAVARAENAEWRDFPGTRCLENCYNSQKAPGSCLIQLTKNSAGFDADLDCGMFGDPVHGSKAGMFPGFRLPEQEHGGGAEPGPGEPQVGSEPEHAVNFSQALVEFASSGTLFSSLSESLGSSASSSSFTQNLPALPTMVTFDVVDVEQDGEGECEQHPELTAGEDIAEAFDDGYGQKESLAECDERMSLAFSPGSFQSCNWGVASLPRHLRLHGLSPSMPAPLSVDRRSRSLDTESLEFELAEPPGARSAPQPCRLWARKDSAGARRSRSKEEGELLAPEGGPSWPGLRHLQRGPEAAPGGMELWDLAPAGAVESVWEPSEPPDTVSPFLPLSQCGAVGEVPERRPQEAELSRLPLRPCNLPLQAEPRRAREAAGSFRYPGDVPKLSRLLPLGEAELPPSFGFASSPEHRARGKPVGIAQGVPQHPGNGSGDTESPERCTEPLKGRATPGHGPCRATVCTVTQAE; encoded by the coding sequence atggaaacgggcGGCCCGGAGGAGCGGGACGGAGCGGACCGGCGGCGGCAGGAGGGCGGGGACGGCCCTCCCGACAGCGCCGACGGCTCCGTGCTGGCGGCCGAGCCGCAGCAGCCGCCCCCCGGCAAGCTGAGGAAAACGGCCTTCAAGCTGTTCGGGGGCAAGCGCAGCATCTGCACCCTGCCCAGCTTCTTCGGCGGCCGCGGCAAGAAGGGGCTCAGCAAGTGCAAGACCCACGACGGGCTGAGCAGCGCCGCCTGTGACAAGGGCGGTGCGGCGCGGCCGGGCAGCCCCGCCGAGGGCGGCAGGGACGGGCAGCCCgggcccctgcccggctcccgcAGCGCCCAGCTGGCCCCGGACAGCGGCGGCAGGGCGGAGCCGGGCCAGCAGGACGGCTCTCCCCCCGGCAGCATCGAGGGCTGTGACAAAAAGCCCAACGGGGAGAAATCCTCGTGCCCCAGACCCAAGAAGGGGCTGAAAGGGTTTTTTAACAGCATCCGGCGGCACCGGAAGAGCAAGGCAGCCGAGAGTGAGAAGGCGGAGCTCCCCGAGTGGAGCGGGGACACTGAGGAGGCCGGGaatgcccctgggatgggagcagagagCCGAGGGGCCGTGgagagcaggggagcagggccGGGCCCTGAGGCCACGGCCGGCCCAGGGGACTCGGGGGGCGACTCCAGCTGTGGGGAGGCCACCGAGCCCACGGGCCCCGCAGCTGATGGAGGCACCCCCGAGGGTGACAcggtggccgtgccagggaaCGGGGACGTTCCAGATGCAAAATCAGAGCCCGAGGCTGCTGCCTGCGCTGAGTTTGACCGTGAGAGTTTGCTGCTGGCCTTCCACCCTGACTTCATGGACAGCGAGCCTCCCTGCCTGCACTCCGGGGACCTGCTGAGCCTCATGCTGGGGGACGTCACCTCCCTGAAGAGCTTTGACTCGCTGACGGGCTGCGGGGACGACATCGCCGAGCCCGACATCGCCGagagcagcatctctgtggAGCGCGGCCGCGACGCCGCCAAGCGCAGCTCCTGCCTCGTCACCTACCAGGGCGGGGGCGAGGAGATGGCCATCCCCGAGGAGGCTGAGGAGTACCTGCAGCAGGTGTGGGACAGCGGCGTGCCGGGGGACAGCAGCTACGGGGCCCAGgtgtccagcagcagcctggagacGCACGCCTCTCACGAGGCCGATGCCAACCCCTACGTGGGGGATGCCGTGGATGGCGTTGACCTCCTGACGCCCCAGAGCGACCAGCAGGAGTCTGCCCCAAACAGTGATGAGGGGTATTACGACTCCACCACGCCAGGGCCAGAGgatgaggctggagaggagctcaAGAAGGACCGGCTGCCCCGGGACAGCTACAGCGGCGATGCACTTTATGAGTTTGACACCCTGATGAGCCCCTCTCATGGGGAGGAATCCCTGTTCGAGGGCAAAGTCCCACGCCAGGGCATCTTCAGCTACTTCATGGACTTCTGCCTCCCTGCAGAGAAGAGCCTGATCCAGCAGATGATGGATCAGAAAAGAGGGCTGATGGAAAGTGAAGAGGAGGGGCTTGCAGCCATTCAGAAAGAGCTGCTgtactgggagctgcagagggagccGGTCCTGAAACGCCTGGATGTCTCCAGCAAGGAGAAGTGTCCCCGGGAGAAGCAGTGCATTGAATGTAAAACCAGAGCAGCCAGCTCCACTGGCAAGAGCCAGAGTGGCCTTGGGAGTGAGCAGGTGGCCTCACACACCCCAGGCCGGGCTGTCAATGGTGGGGTTGCAGTGGCTAGGGCTGAAAATGCAGAGTGGAGGGATTTTCCAGGGACTCGGTGTCTGGAAAACTGTTACAACAGCCAAAAAGCCCCTGGAAGTTGCCTTATTCAGCTGACAAAGAACAGCGCGGGGTTCGATGCAGACCTGGACTGTGGGATGTTTGGGGACCCCGTCCATGGCAGCAAGGCAGGGATGTTCCCTGGGTTCAGGCTGCCCGAGCAGGAGCACGGTGGTGGAGCAGAGCCCGGTCCTGGTGAGCCCCAGGTGGGCAGCGAGCCCGAGCACGCTGTGAACTTCTCCCAGGCTCTGGTGGAGTTTGCCAGCAGCGGGACCCTCTTCTCCAGCCTCTCTGAGAGCCTGGGGAGCTCGGCCTCCAGCTCGTCCTTCACCCAGaacctccctgccctccccaccaTGGTCACCTTCGACGTGGTGGATGTGGAGCAGGACGGGGAAGGGGAGTGTGAGCAGCACCCGGAGCTGACGGCGGGCGAGGACATCGCCGAGGCCTTTGACGATGGCTACGGACAGAAAGAGTCCTTGGCTGAATGTGACGAGAGAATGTCCCTGGCCTTCTCCCCGGGCTCCTTCCAGAGCTGCAACTGGGGCGTGGCCAGCCTGCCCCGCCACCTGCGCCTGCACGGCCTCAGCCCCTCCATGCCCGCGCCGCTCTCCGTGGACCGGCGGAGCCGCTCGCTGGACACCGAGAGCCTGGAGTTCGAgctggccgagccgcccggggCCCGCAGcgccccccagccctgccggcTCTGGGCCAGGAAGGACTCTGCCggagccaggaggagcaggagcaaggAGGAGGGCGAGCTGCTGGCTCCCGAGGGTGGCCCGAGCTGGCCGGGCCTGCGGCACCTCCAGCGCGGCCCCGAGGCGGCTCCCGGCGGGATGGAGCTCTGGGACTTGGCCCCGGCTGGCGCTGTGGAGAGCGTCTGGGAGCCCTCGGAGCCGCCGGACACCGTGTCCCCGTTCCTGCCTCTGTCCCAGTGCGGTGCCGTCGGGGAGGTTCCGGAGCGGCGGCCGCAGGAGGCGGAGCTGAGCCGGCTCCCGCTCCGGCCCTGCAACCTCCCCCTGCAGGCCGAGCCCAGGCGGGCCCGGGAGGCGGCCGGCTCCTTCCGCTACCCCGGCGATGTCCCCAAGCTGTcccgcctgctgcccctgggagaggcagagctgcccccgAGCTTTGGCTTTGCCTCCTCCCCGGAGCACCGTGCCAGGGGCAAACCTGTGGGCATTGCCCAGGGCGTGCCACAGCATCCCGGGAACGGCAGCGGGGACACCGAGAGCCCGGAGCGCTGCACCGAGCCCCTCAAGGGCAGGGCCACCCCGGGGCATGGCCCCTGCCGGGCCACCGTGTGCACTGTCACCCAGGCTGAGTAG